The Plasmodium vinckei vinckei genome assembly, chromosome: PVVCY_14 genome window below encodes:
- a CDS encoding inorganic pyrophosphatase, putative, whose protein sequence is MKMNYNSKYHEVPINLMNNQNGRTFFKNYSYQNMSRIEDGKKIEKKKKLFSVKFSGYKKLKFFKICKLYIKQTKRHRILINIFIFCLFLLIQYVCYNKINNIKTNFLIGLILYSLYFLLFSLYMFSTIMNTGDSSYEIIKDSDNMSKKNNLKEMHLQCYPENVLYKPYENCYIKMSHENSNINYNDAKNACKYEYSGNDNNRIGEPDEGYEIISLESIGKPIKEGAEGFFTVQYNYIFKVSIFFTILILLLHIIRGNDMKFAQEFGNTPNSSSLETCILNNKNICYVVISPLAYGVITCASFLLGAFCSSLAAYSGIYVSVRANMKVSRAATYSYNKTLVTCFKSGAVSAIVNISLVIFGISLLMLIVNILYPTISFTKYPTMIVGYGFGASLVAMLYQLAGGIYTKAADIGADLVGKIEKNIPEDDARNPAVIADLVGDNVGDCAGQCADLFESISAEIIASMILGGALCENNIISDPVCSYFVLFPLFIHSMDLFISTIGSYLVYTKKDNLLLGGSQKSFEKHEIRSENLEDPLKIMLKAYFIICGFSIFGFSLLCKFLFSTVDNVTNAEDETYNITKGNAWIYFSFCGIIGMICSYLFVISTRYYTDSSYSKVKKIAHASLSGPATNIIAGLYVGLESTFFPIIIICISLLFSYYLGIQSNIKKGDDVINGLYGTSIATMGMLSTSVFILSMSNFGPIADNAGGIAQMSKQPEYVRRITDKLDVVGNVTKANTKGYSVGSAALACFLLFSAFLSEVSDISGTAFATVDIALPEVFIGGILGSAIVFLFAGWSLDAVGNTAEEVLKEVRRQFNEHPGILTYKEKPDYHKCVYIISKRALKETFKPGLLGILAPIIIGILFKFIGNLQNNKLLGAQVMASFIMFSTSTGILMALFLNNAGGAWDNAKKYIETGMYGGKNSPAHISSVIGDTVGDPCKDTAGPSIHVLIKLISTITMVITPLIASSASK, encoded by the exons atgaaaatgaattataatTCAAAGTATCATGAAGTACCAATAAATTTGATGAACAACCAAAATGGCagaactttttttaaaaattatagctATCAAAATATGAGCAGAATAGaagatggaaaaaaaattgaaaaaaaaaaaaaattattttcagtAAAATTTAGTGGatataaaaagttaaaattttttaaaatatgtaaattatatattaaacagACAAAAAGACACCGAATATTaattaacatatttatattttgtttatttttattaatacaaTATGTATGttacaataaaataaataatattaaaacgAATTTTTTGATTGGCTTAATTCTATAcagtttatattttttattattttctcttTATATGTTTAGTACAATAATGAATACTGGAGATAGCTCTTATGAAATTATCAAAGATAGTGACAACAtgtctaaaaaaaataatttaaaagaaatgcATTTACAATGTTATCctgaaaatgttttatataaaccatatgaaaattgttacataaaaatgagTCATGAAAATAGtaacataaattataacGATGCTAAGAATGCTTGTAAATATGAGTACTCAGGAAATGACAATAACCGGATTGGTGAACCTGATGAGGGATATGAAATTATTTCCCTTGAAAGTATAGGTAAGCCAATAAAGGAAGGTGCAGAAGGATTTTTTACTGttcaatataattatatttttaaagtatccattttttttacaatattaattttattacttcATATAATTAGGGGGAATGATATGAAATTTGCTCAGGAGTTTGGGAATACCCCAAATAGTTCCTCTCTAGAAACCtgcattttaaataataaaaatatatgttatgTTGTCATATCACCACTAGCATATGGGGTCATAACTTGtgcatcatttttattaggCGCTTTTTGTAGCTCTTTAGCAGCTTATAGTGGAATTTATGTATCAGTAAGAGCTAACATGAAAGTATCGAGAGCAGCTACATATTCGTACAACAAAACTTTAGTAACATGTTTTAAAAGTGGAGCAGTTAGTGctattgtaaatatatctttAGTAATATTTGgcatttcattattaatgttaatagtaaatatattatacccAACTATAtcttttacaaaatatccTACAATGATTGTTGGATATGGTTTTGGAGCATCACTAGTAGCAATGCTTTATCAGCTAGCTGGTGGGATATATACAAAGGCTGCAGATATTGGTGCTGACTTGGTAGggaaaattgaaaaaaacattcCAGAAGATGATGCAAGAAATCCAGCAGTTATAGCTGATTTAGTTGGAGATAATGTTGGTGATTGTGCAGGTCAATGTGCTGATTTATTTGAGTCGATATCCGCTGAAATTATTGCGTCTATGATATTAGGGGGTGCATTatgtgaaaataatataatatcagATCCGGTTTGTagttattttgttttattccccttatttatacattcaatggatttatttatatcaacaATAGGCTCCTATTTAGTTTACACAAAAAAggataatttattattaggaGGTAGCCAAAAAAGTTTTGAAAAACATGAAATACGTTCAGAAAATTTAGAAGACccattaaaaattatgttaaaggcatattttataatttgtggtttttctatttttggATTTTCTTTgttatgtaaatttttatttagcaCTGTTGATAATGTTACAAATGCTGAAGATGAAActtataatataacaaaagGAAATGCatggatttatttttcattttgtggAATTATTGGAATgatttgttcatatttatttgtcaTATCTACACGATATTATACAGATTCATCTTATtcaaaagttaaaaaaatagcacATGCATCTTTAAGTGGTCCAGctacaaatataatagcTGGTTTATATGTTGGGCTTGAATCAACATTTTTTccaattataattatatgcatatcattattattttcatattatttaggAATACAaagtaatataaaaaaaggggATGATGTAATAAATGGATTATATGGTACATCTATTGCAACAATGGGAATGTTATCAACATCTGTTTTCATATTAAGTATGTCTAACTTTGGGCCAATAGCTGATAATGCAGGAGGAATTGCACAAATGTCTAAACAACCTGAATATGTACGTAGAATAACAGATAAATTAGATGTCGTTGGAAATGTAACAAAAGCCAATACAAAGGGATATAGCGTAGGTTCTGCTGCACTTGCCTGcttcttattattttcagcATTTCTTAGTGAAGTATCAGATATATCAGGAACAGCATTTGCAACTGTGGATATTGCATTACCAGAAGTATTTATAGGAGGGATTTTGGGTTCCgcaattgtttttttatttgctgGATGGTCTTTAGATGCAGTTGGAAATACAGCAGAAGAAGTTTTAAAAGAAGTTCGAAGACAATTTAATGAACATCCAGGAATTTTAacatataaagaaaaaccAGATTATCataaatgtgtatatataataagtaAAAGAGCATTGAAAGAAACATTTAAACCTGGACTTTTAGGTATTTTAGCTCCTATAATTATaggtattttatttaaatttataggaaatttacaaaacaataaattattaggAGCACAAGTTATGGCTTCCTTTATAATGTTTTCAACATCTACTGGTATACTTATGGCTTTATTTCTAAATAATGCTGGTGGAGCTTGGGATAATgcaaagaaatatatagaaaccGGTATGTATGGCGGGAAAAATAGCCCAGCTCATATTTCTAGTGTTATAGGAGATACAGTTGGTGATCCATGTAAAGATACTGCTGGGCCGTCTATACATGTTCTTATAAAACTCATCTCAACAATAACCATG GTGATAACTCCTCTAATTGCTTCAAGCGCAAGCAAATGA
- a CDS encoding CCR4-NOT transcription complex subunit 4, putative, translating to MRRGGTDKRFLRRSFNRPYYYKKSGKAEEWNSNSSKKIKNLSNNSSNINNKAEGDEIDFDEEEGEEEGDQINTTEINEHPSENIKNTKRNDTSSSNNKITKKKSVTIEKDTQTSTAENNNNVICPLCVEQLDETDRNFFPCDCGYQICLWCLYYIRDHMSNKCPACRRSYDEKNFIYNRETHEKLMKKTKNQHKNKGENNTNTASNNNNNNSNNNSGTGTSSTSIFAKNDLYKNSNIYNIHEYDSILEVIKDIRVVQRNLVFVIGITENYAKKNILKKNEHFGKYGQISNIIINKSQAFNPQYNGPSFSAYITYSNEKEAINAIYFIDGMTLDNKTLKASFGTTKYCSSFLKNYSCVNEDCFYLHELGNVIDSFSKDDIHGPKHIYHDLLYHYFKKLPDGNKKGDNLTAVSLLSNTTKGGKLPEQQEENKNINAPIQNVASSTPINYITAVNPDIMGKNDTSDVAKNNKLITSHTETELKTKNLENSKELVNKHNEDLKNNLKLKQTNESNNAEEKHRTKWNTEENLSNVIKNMKDNLTQNIEEDKTPNLISKTNKKNKKTKSEDVLTSYLDKSDKKNNIEISNDGDNNKVGGQWKEKNYLNSLHSTLTLDDSNKNAQKNASEEDDPYYRDDMSENYPLIEESATKKVEQEADVNEKESKKKKKKGTSTIPEPETKPGGNNKIVSNSIPNTIPNETIDNQNRESSKKMTEIKNDENVEKIEGSEKKQEEEKKKSTKSSFKIGNIFNVFFDKSKKDGSKKKNDKKGTTTIENQDKTNSINTEINKKTTSPIELNENNIPSNKKVEEQTLKEDVKKDKNVNEIDKVTKEVEHNIDGKTGKQSKKKQDDAKNKLNKKKDTQKEINESKEDLSKKTKQNKDNTEVLEIGIEIGNQKNKDAFEKREDELYEGKNDKDKKTKNVNNKKNNDNIIAEQIMHMEEIIKMKNKNPKMEYKQIVVEYFKNIYKGKGEKEKKQNININKFCNAINYYITENKLPDILKGIDKDIIHTTDNDNLASSVNVSSNDLVSVHPENKDPNNCATTLQSNIELPNNVDKENVDKIDDEKIEKKTETEGDKVVKKKKTSKKNILQKEIEDDIMDIIKDIMIHRLQMKGKSSSISNVTTATAANNNKNKKKNKKKIKNDEKAMIEQMNLFNEFYEDNVLFNDLKVFVKDLCITKNKAMKNDGMDDDIIYLIEGEEKWKNKTKDKTYNDYLLYGNDDNLSLKPYKGVMEYIFKKETNITTSNNDYSKFSEDITHTNNNEYNTDDMFDIYKELILSKNTNLHTANDIIFDKMFNEEINLIQQLCKGDYYSQNQGDKIASSNKKGDNSYIYKLNNYEKQSKNSPLNYSPNLWVNFNKSFYTNEMNEKVNLSA from the exons ATGAGAAGGGGCGGAACTGATAAACGGTTTTTAAGAAGAAGTTTTAATAGGCCCTACTACTATAAGAAAAGTGGGAAAGCCGAAGAATGGAACAGTAATAGtagcaaaaaaataaaaaatcttagtaataatagcagtaatattaataataaagcaGAAGGAGATGAAATAGATTTTGATGAGGAAGAAGGAGAGGAAGAGGGAgatcaaataaatacaactgaaataaatgaacatccttctgaaaatattaaaaatacaaaaagaaATGATACATCGagtagtaataataaaataacaaaaaaaaaaagtgttaCAATTGAAAAAGATACACAAACAAGTACAgcagaaaataataataatgtaattTGCCCTTTATGTGTTGAACAACTTGATGAGACGGATCgaaatttttttccatgTGATTGTGGATatcaaatatgtttatgGTGCTTGTATTATATACGAGATCATATGAGTAATAAATGTCCTGCATGTAGAAGAAGctatgatgaaaaaaattttatatataatagagAAACtcatgaaaaattaatgaaaaaaacaaaaaatcaacataaaaataaaggtgAAAATAATACCAATACTGCCAGTAATAACAACAACAATAATAGTAACAACAATAGTGGTACGGGAACATCAAGCACATCAATATTTGCTAAGaatgatttatataaaaattcaaatatttataatatacatgAATATGATAGCATATTAGAAGTAATTAAAGATATAAGAGTAGTTCAAAGAAATTTAGTTTTTGTTATTGGAATTACAGAAAattatgcaaaaaaaaatatattaaaaaaaaatgaacattTTGGAAAGTATGGACAAAtatcaaatataattattaacaaGTCTCAAGCATTTAATCCACAATATAATGGTCCATCATTTAgtgcatatataacatatagtaatgaaaaagaagcTATTAAtgctatttattttattgatgGTATGACATtagataataaaacattaaaaGCTTCATTTGGAACAACAAAATATTGTTCCtcctttttaaaaaattattcgTGTGTAAATGAagattgtttttatttacatgaACTTGGTAATGTAATTGATAGTTTTTCTAAAGACGATATACATGGTcctaaacatatatatcatgatttattatatcattattttaaaaaattaccAGATGGTAATAAAAAGGGTGATAATCTTACTGCTGTAAGTTTATTAAGTAATACAACAAAAGGGGGCAAATTACCTGAACAgcaagaagaaaataaaaatattaatgcaCCGATACAAAATGTGGCTAGCTCGACACctattaattatatcacTGCTGTAAATCCAGATATAATGGGAAAAAATGATACTAGTGATGtagcaaaaaataataaactaaTTACATCTCATACTGAAACTGAATTAAAAACTAAAAATCTAGAAAACTCTAAAGAATTAGTTAATAAACATAACgaagatttaaaaaataatttgaaattaaaacaaacaaatgaaAGTAACAATGCTGAAGAAAAACATCGAACAAAATGGAACACAGAGGAAAATCTTTCAAATGTAATTAAAAACATGAAAGATAACCTTACACAAAATATTGAAGAAGATAAAACACCCAATTTAATATCAAaaactaataaaaaaaataaaaaaacaaagagCGAAGATGTTTTAACTAGCTATTTAGATAAaagtgataaaaaaaataacattgAAATTTCTAATGATGGTGATAATAACAAAGTAGGGGGACAATGGaaagagaaaaattatttaaattctCTTCATAGTACTCTAACTTTGGACgatagtaataaaaatgctCAAAAAAATGCTAGTGAAGAAGATGATCCGTATTACCGTGATGACATGTCCGAAAATTATCCTCTTATA GAAGAAAGTGCAACTAAAAAAGTAGAACAAGAAGCCGatgtaaatgaaaaagaatctaaaaaaaagaaaaaaaaaggaacaAGTACTATACCAGAACCTGAGACTAAACCAGgtggtaataataaaattgtttctAACTCTATTCCTAATACAATTCCAAATGAAACTATAGATAATCAAAATCGTGAATCCTCCAAAAAAATGACGGAAATAAagaatgatgaaaatgttgaaaaaatagaagGAAGTGAAAAGAAACAAGAAgaggagaaaaaaaaaagtacaaAAAGTTCCTTTAAAAtaggaaatatatttaatgttttttttgataaaagtaaaaaagatggatctaaaaaaaagaacGATAAAAAAGGTACAACTACAATTGAAAACCAAGATAAAACAAATTCTATAAATactgaaataaataaaaaaacaacttCTCCCATtgaattaaatgaaaataatattccaAGCAATAAGAAAGTGGAGGAACAAACTTTAAAAGAGGatgtaaaaaaagataaaaatgtaaatgaaATAGATAAAGTAACAAAGGAGGTTGAACATAATATTGATGGTAAAACTGGTAAacaaagtaaaaaaaaacaagatgacgcaaaaaataaattaaataaaaaaaaagatacacaaaaagaaataaatgaaagtAAAGAAGATTTgtcaaaaaaaacaaaacaaaataaagataatacAGAAGTTTTAGAAATAGGTATAGAAATTGGTaaccaaaaaaataaagatgcgtttgaaaaaagagaagatgaattatatgaaggaaaaaatgataaagataagaaaacaaaaaatgtaaataataaaaagaacaatgataatattatagCTGAACAAATTATGCATATGgaagaaattataaaaatgaaaaataaaaatccgaaaatggaatataaacaaatagttgtagaatattttaaaaatatttataaaggTAAGggagaaaaagaaaagaaacaaaatattaatataaataaattttgtaatgctattaattattatatcacTGAAAATAAACTACctgatatattaaaaggaatagataaagatataatacatacaactgataatgataatttagCTAGTAGCGTAAATGTAAGTAGCAATGATCTTGTTAGTGTGCATCCGGAAAATAAAGATCCAAATAATTGTGCCACGACTTTACAATCTAATATAGAATTACCTAATAATGtagataaagaaaatgtagACAAAATTGACGATGAAAAAatagagaaaaaaacaGAAACGGAAGGTGATAAAGTagtaaagaagaaaaaaacaagtaaaaaaaatattttacaaaaagaaatagaAGATGATATTATGgatattataaaagatataatgATCCATAGATTACAAATGAAAGGTAAAAGTAGTAGCATAAGCAATGTTACTACTGCCACTGCtgctaataataataaaaataaaaaaaaaaataaaaaaaaaataaaaaatgatgaaaaagcTATGATTGAGCAAATGAATTTATTCAATGAATTTTATGAAGATAATGTACTTtttaatgatttaaaaGTTTTTGTAAAAGATTTATGTAttactaaaaataaagctATGAAAAATGATGGTATGGATGatgatattatttatttaatagaAGGAGAagaaaaatggaaaaacaaaacaaagGACAAAACATACAAcgattatttattatatggaaATGATGATAATCTTTCTTTGAAACCTTACAAAGGAGTAatggaatatatttttaaaaaagaaacaaacATAACAACAAGTAATAATGattattcaaaattttcCGAAGATATTACacatacaaataataatgaatacaATACAGATGATAtgtttgatatatataaagaattaatTCTTTCAAAAAACACAAATTTACACACAGctaatgatataatatttgataaaatgtttaatgaagaaattaatttaatacaACAATTATGTAAAGGAGATTATTATAGCCAAAACCAAGGAGATAAAATAGCTAgctcaaataaaaaaggagataatagttatatatacaaactaaataattatgaaaaacaaTCAAAAAACTCGCCATTAAATTATTCCCCTAATCTTTGggtaaattttaataaatcattttatACTAATGAAATGAATGAGAAAGTTAATTTGAGCGCATAG
- a CDS encoding tetQ family GTPase, putative, whose product MLKKLLTVHNFYLKYNKRFFCHDVVNLGILAHIDAGKTTISEDILYNSNEIRVKGNINDQNTQLDFLKQERERGITIKTAYSCFKWNNVNVNLIDTPGHIDFSNETFLSLCVSDKCVIVVDAKEGLQIQTLNIFRYIKENIPIYFFLNKMDINEIDIDYNCNSLKNGLSKKSILITYPIYENKKLKYILDLPSMHLYYYPQVKYGQKLAYKNIPLANILKNRNHENIYNHFYLIEPCIDIDESDKIEEANNILNILNDETIDYIIKKREELVEFLCDLDNQIEYKYLNNIPIKYDILKSSLIKYINMRYIFPIFSGSALNSYGVHILLDYITHNDKNGKIESIKLDHINDGSEKCKNNLNVSNEAVFDKIKNSHNILNKKYDISNIYKTILFIFKLVNEKNGYNTFCKVLKGNLLKNSKLCNIRNNKYELVKNIYKIKADRYIMTNELNSNDIGMIRGFENILVCDIMYEINELASSMDKEKVKKDDNNYYIKEEKKYKNINDINKVEMIKNISDIVMSNSGNKWTGNSELAKFNEVYKILGSEIKNKGLWYFLKNYKKRISKNIIVCTCSIEPKDYRKEKELKKILNDICLEDNSIISYTDKNNKLIIGSIGILNIEVTLDKIKSDYKIDIKTDDVEIVQKEYILGSYEDTIKKEIKINSKFSSILIGLNIKEKEFIDVSKYIQNILRCDDLPEPLLSPNKTSTNVNYSSYEDKNKNKIPKYSFIKSNSATYYNNSKIQTDVNNSTTFDSNINEVSKTESKISNTSELLADSHLDNSDNILDENDESDEVDDYLLNFNYENLFQSTVVIDKNVETYIEDLKKRDKKNEKFYEDILNSCITTLKNCLSNGYRTNGSIISTEVKVTKLEIPDDCTLAVAKYACNDLYYQIIRKANICIAEPITLIQIQTHESYIGAIVKNLVQHKNGTIIQIMKNKEQNDFKIMKIVALIPVKHTTNYASVLRSISSGHADFYMTFCGYKKV is encoded by the coding sequence atgttaaaaaaattattaacagttcataatttttatttgaaatataataaacgttttttttgtcatgATGTAGTAAATTTAGGAATTCTTGCACATATTGATGCAGGAAAAACAACAATTTCAGaagatattttatataattcgaACGAAATAAGAGTaaaaggaaatataaatgatcaAAACACACAATTGGATTTTCTTAAACAGGAAAGAGAAAGAGGGATAACAATAAAAACAGCTTATTCATGTTTTAAATGGAATAATGTAAATGTAAATTTAATAGACACTCCTGGTCATATCGATTTTAGTAATGAaacttttttatctttGTGTGTATCAGACAAATGTGTTATTGTTGTTGATGCAAAAGAAGGTTTGCAGATCCaaacattaaatatatttcgttatataaaagaaaatattccaatttatttttttttaaataaaatggatataaatgaaatagaTATTGATTACAATTGTAATAGTCTAAAAAATGGtttaagtaaaaaaagtatactTATAACATATCCAATTtatgaaaacaaaaaattaaaatatatattagacTTGCCTTCtatgcatttatattattatcctCAAGTTAAATATGGTCAAAAGCTagcttataaaaatatacctttagccaatattttaaaaaatcgtaaccatgaaaatatatataatcatttttatctcATTGAGCCATGTATAGATATAGACGAAAGCGATAAAATTGAAGAGGCTAATAACATTTTGaacattttaaatgatgaaacaattgattatataataaaaaaacgagAAGAACTTGTAGAATTTTTATGTGATTTAGACAATCAaattgaatataaatatttaaataatattcctataaaatatgatattcTTAAAAGCAGTttgattaaatatataaatatgagaTATATATTCCCCATATTTTCAGGGAGTGCTCTTAATTCTTATGGGGTTCATATCCTCCTGGATTATATAACACACAATGATAAAAACGGAAAAATCGAAAGTATAAAACTTGATCATATAAATGATGGTAgtgaaaaatgtaaaaataatttaaacgTTTCTAATGAAGCTGtatttgataaaataaaaaatagccataatatattaaataaaaaatatgatataagtaatatttataaaactatcttatttatattcaaattagtaaatgaaaaaaatgggtATAATACATTTTGTAAAGTTCTTAAAGggaatttattaaaaaattccaAACTGTGTAACATacgaaataataaatatgaactagtaaaaaatatttataaaataaaagcagACCGATATATAATGActaatgaattaaatagTAATGACATTGGTATGATAAGAGggtttgaaaatatattagtcTGTGATATTATgtatgaaataaatgaattagCAAGTTCTATggataaagaaaaagtaaagaaagacgataataattattatataaaagaagaaaagaaatataaaaatattaacgaCATCAATAAAGTTgagatgataaaaaatatttctgaTATTGTTATGAGCAATTCTGGAAATAAATGGACAGGAAATAGTGAACTAGCCAAATTCAATGAAGTGTACAAAATATTGGGtagtgaaataaaaaataaaggattatggtattttttaaaaaattataaaaaaagaatcagtaaaaatataattgtttgTACTTGCTCAATAGAACCTAAAGATTatagaaaagaaaaagaattgAAAAAGATACTAAATGATATATGTTTAGAAGATAATAGTATAATTTCATATacagataaaaataataaattaataattggATCTATAggtatattaaatattgaaGTAACAttagataaaataaaaagtgaCTACAAAATTGATATTAAAACTGATGATGTTGAAATAGtacaaaaagaatatattttaggaAGTTATGAAGAtactattaaaaaagaaataaaaataaattctaAATTTTCAAGCATATTAATTggtttaaatattaaagaaaaagaatttatagatgtttcaaaatatattcaaaatattttaagatGTGATGATTTACCAGAACCTTTATTATCTCCAAATAAAACAAGTACCAATGTTAATTATTCATCTTatgaagataaaaataaaaataaaattcccaaatattcttttataaaaagtaattctgcaacatattataataattccaAGATTCAGACAGatgtaaataatagtaCCACCTTTGATtctaatattaatgaagtTAGTAAAACAGAATCTAAAATTTCAAATACATCTGAATTATTAGCAGATAGCCATTTAGACAATAGTGATAACATActtgatgaaaatgatgaatcAGATGAAGTTGatgattatttattaaattttaattatgaGAACTTATTTCAAAGTACGGTAgtaattgataaaaatgttgaaacatatattgaagatttaaaaaaaagggataaaaaaaatgaaaaattttatgaagatatattaaatagttGTATAActactttaaaaaattgtttaagTAATGGATATAGAACAAATGGAAGTATTATTAGTACAGAAGTTAAAGTAACAAAACTTGAAATACCTGATGATTGTACATTAGCTGTTGCTAAATATGCATGTaatgatttatattatcaaataattaGAAAagcaaatatatgtatagcAGAACCAATAACATTAATTCAAATACAAACTCATGAATCTTATATTGGGGCTATAGTAAAAAATCTAGTTcaacataaaaatggaactattatacaaattatgaaaaataaagagcaaaatgattttaagattatgaaaatagttGCTCTTATTCCTGTTAAGCATACCACCAATTATGCCTCTGTTTTAAGATCCATTTCGAGTGGACATGCAGATTTTTACATGACTTTCTGCGGTTACAAAAAGGTATAA